A region of the Chelatococcus sp. YT9 genome:
GAAACTCGCGGGACCGATCCTGTTCCGCAACATCTGCCCGGCCCACATGCCGGCAAGCGCGGGACCGACGGCCACTAAGGAGAGAGCCAGATTCTCCACGCGGAACGCTCCGTGCCAGCCGAGGCCGGCGGCGAGTGCAACCGTCGATACCGTGAACGACAAGCCAAGCGCTTGCACCAGATCATCTTTGTTCAGCCCCAGCGCCTGAAGATAAGGCACGGCGGGTATCACGAACACGCCGGTGCCCCCCGTTATCAGACCTGTCACCAGCCCAGCGAGAGGCGATACCCACGGTTCCATCCCGGCGGGAACGCGCAACGGGCGCGCGATAAGTGTGTAGGCCGCGTAGACGACCAACGCGACGCCAAGCGCGGCGGTGGAGCGATGTGTATCGCCGCCGCTGAGCAACGAGGATCCCGTCAATGTGCCGATGATAATTGCAAGCATCATTGGCCAAAGCCTGCGGAGCAGAGCGCCGAAGCGCGGCCCGGCCAGAACCTGCCAGACATTGGTCAC
Encoded here:
- a CDS encoding sulfite exporter TauE/SafE family protein, with the protein product MAENPITFIIAVAATFLAAGLVKGVTGMGLPTMAMGVLGSLMSPLLAATLLLIPSFVTNVWQVLAGPRFGALLRRLWPMMLAIIIGTLTGSSLLSGGDTHRSTAALGVALVVYAAYTLIARPLRVPAGMEPWVSPLAGLVTGLITGGTGVFVIPAVPYLQALGLNKDDLVQALGLSFTVSTVALAAGLGWHGAFRVENLALSLVAVGPALAGMWAGQMLRNRIGPASFRRWFLICLLLLGLEMIATSVM